The Verrucomicrobiota bacterium genomic interval GCGGCATGTCCGGCGGTGGCATGGGCTTCATCTTCGCCCCGGAGAAAAAGGCGCTCGCCCAACAACGGTTGCAGGCGATCATGTCCGAGACCAAACGCGAACTGTCTTCCGCGCTGCCGTTCGCCATGGAACCGGTGGTCTATGATTTTTCCATCAATGAGAATGGCACGTTTGCCGATTTGCTCGATGGTGCCCACGGCCTGATGCCGCCGACCTATTACACCATGATGGCCCCTGCCCTGCTCCGGCAGGATCCGCGCTCACTCTCCCCGTTGCGCCGCGCCGAGCTGGATAAATTTGGCGCCGCCTGCCGCACGCGCCCGGAACTGCGCGGCATGGTCCAGGCGCTGTTCGATGCCATGCTGCCGAAGGGCAAGGCGGAATCTGCCGGCAATCAAAACCTCGCGGCGCTCCAGGAGCAATACGGTTTTGACCGCGCGCAACACGAGCACATCCGCGATGATTTGAAGAGCGGCCGCATCGGCCTGGCGCAAAACCGCCTGCCCGCCAATGCCCTATTGGAAGACGCGCATCCGGAGGATGTCACCGACTACGCCGCCGTAAAGGCGCAGCGAACGGCCTTGCGGGATATCGGTCTCGCCAGCCTGAAGCACGGTGAAGTGGCCGTCGTAACGCTTGCCGCCGGGGCGGGCAGCCGCTGGACGCAGGGCGCGGGCGTGGTCAAGGCCCTGCATCCCTTCTGCAAACTCAGCGGCAAACACCGCACCTTCATCGAAACCCACCTAGCCAAGAGCCGGCGCATCTCCCGCGAGGCGGGCCAATGGCTGCCGCACCTTTTCACCACCAGCTACCTCTCGCACGAGGCGACGCAGGAGTTCCTCGCCAAGCAGGGCAATTACGGCTACGAGGGTCCCCTGCTCTTCTCGCCCGGCAAATCCATCGGGCTGCGACTCGTGCCCATGGTGCGCGATCTCCGCTTCGCCTGGGAGGAAATGCCGCAGCAATTGCTCGACGAGCAGGCGCAGAAGGTGCGGCAAAGCCTGCACGCCGCCCTCATCAACTGGGCGCACTCGGCGGGTGAAGCCACCGATTACACCGACAACGTGCCCATGCAATGCCTGCACCCGGTGGGCCATTGGTATGAAATCCCGAACCTCCTGCGCAACGGCGTGCTCGCCAAACTCCTGGAGGAACGCCCGCAGTTGAAATACCTGATGCTGCACAACATTGACACCTGCGGCGCGGACGTGGACCCGGCGTTGCTGGGGCAGCACATCCGCAGCGACGCGTGCCTGACCTTTGAACTCATCACCCGCCGGCTGGAAGATCGCGGCGGCGGCCTCGCCCGCGTCAATGGCCGTGTCCGCCTTGTCGAAGGCCTGGCCATGCCGCGCGAGGAGGAAGAATTCAAGCTCTCCTATTACAACAGCAACACCTGCTGGATTCACCTCGATAAATTGCTGGCCGCGTTCGGCCTCACGCGCGAGGAACTGCGCGATGAAGCGAAGGTCACCGCGGGCATCCGCTCGCTCGCCGCCAAGATGCCCACGTACATCACCCTCAAGGACGTGAAGAAACGCTGGGGCCACGGTCAGGAAGACATCTTCCCGGTCTGCCAGTTCGAGAAGCTCTGGGTAGACATGACCTCCGTGCCGGAAATCCAGACCCGCTTCGTGGTGGTCCCGCGCCTGCGCGGGCAACAGCTCAAGGACCAGGCGCAACTGGACG includes:
- a CDS encoding UTP--glucose-1-phosphate uridylyltransferase; the protein is MSTKFTAIVTATDPAIRNQSLDSLCARLSSQELLAECEALDAFRRQSSNLYERVRALFFLYAIHRFHLPNRPDSGQRGLIPFKGFEHLLQRRFEEAIETFLQLQRECGPSDGISSALAAAYHRLAFQTLADQVRRSVRTVRGNQWMFRMGHPADQPLRFRPELLQRDPHTGAYPILRERTPVRMDLTHCGWSDIFFLGMDFPEGAKVLNISINLGVHGRDTEPRPPVEAYLRVIEEPLLRLVSVDLGASVDITHLAEVFDFAKDYLGLLKAAIIAAGVVPPGIEGSGQSLAELLARIVGPGRGLEIVSNVNSIPKGSRLAVSTNLLAALISVCMRATGQAKSLTGQLEESERRLVLARALLGEWLGGSGGGWQDSGGVWPGMKLITGVLASEDDPEFGISRGRLMPTHRIFDEQDASAETRRKLQDSLVLVHGGMAQNVGPILEMVTEKYLLRCEAEWKARLDMMSVLDDILAGLKQGEVKAIGAATTRNFRQPIQTIIPWASNYYTETIIQKVSAEFGSDFWGFWMLGGMSGGGMGFIFAPEKKALAQQRLQAIMSETKRELSSALPFAMEPVVYDFSINENGTFADLLDGAHGLMPPTYYTMMAPALLRQDPRSLSPLRRAELDKFGAACRTRPELRGMVQALFDAMLPKGKAESAGNQNLAALQEQYGFDRAQHEHIRDDLKSGRIGLAQNRLPANALLEDAHPEDVTDYAAVKAQRTALRDIGLASLKHGEVAVVTLAAGAGSRWTQGAGVVKALHPFCKLSGKHRTFIETHLAKSRRISREAGQWLPHLFTTSYLSHEATQEFLAKQGNYGYEGPLLFSPGKSIGLRLVPMVRDLRFAWEEMPQQLLDEQAQKVRQSLHAALINWAHSAGEATDYTDNVPMQCLHPVGHWYEIPNLLRNGVLAKLLEERPQLKYLMLHNIDTCGADVDPALLGQHIRSDACLTFELITRRLEDRGGGLARVNGRVRLVEGLAMPREEEEFKLSYYNSNTCWIHLDKLLAAFGLTREELRDEAKVTAGIRSLAAKMPTYITLKDVKKRWGHGQEDIFPVCQFEKLWVDMTSVPEIQTRFVVVPRLRGQQLKDQAQLDGWLRDGSAAYVDALCEWK